The following is a genomic window from Bubalus bubalis isolate 160015118507 breed Murrah chromosome 6, NDDB_SH_1, whole genome shotgun sequence.
tttttttttcctatactaCTTGTGTGGGTAGCATATACAATATGGATATGCTGGACAAAGGGATGATCAACATCCCGGGTGGGACAGAGTGGGGTGAAGCAAGATCTCATCACGCTCCTCAGAACACCTCCCAGTTTAAAAACATGGATTGTTTATTTCCTGgatttatcatttaatatttttggactgTGGTTGACCACAGGTAGATGAAACCTCAGAAAGTGAAACTTAGGATAAGTGGGGACTCCTATAATGACCTGtcttttttctgcatctgtgtcaGAAATTCAAAGTGTATCCCTCTTTTTAACCCCATAATCCCTGTGAGCCAGTCTAGTTCTTGCCCAGGCCAGTGTAGGGCTGTGAGTGTTTTGAGGGTGAGTCTGGTTATTCCTAGTCCAAGGGACCCTTTTGAGGCTCCTTTACCAGGAACATTCTGACATCTTCTTACCACCACCAGGCCATCTGTCCTGGACAGCTTTGCCTTGCTTTCTGGACAGCTGAACACTTTGAACAAGGTCTTGAAGCATGAAAAGACACCACTGTTCCGCAACCAAGTCATCATCCCTCTGGTGTTGTCCCCAGACCGAGATGAAGATCTCATGGTAAGAGGAGGAGAGGGATGCAGCTTAGGAAACAATGTTCTTATGTGAGGACTGACAGCACAGTGGTTGGTTTCTATTCTAGAAATTTTGAATATGCAGTAATGTATGGCAATAAGTGGGGGCTACATTTTGGAGGCCTTGCTTTTTGTCCTTCTGGAGTTTGGGAGAACCACTCCCAAAGAGTGCTAAATTAACCTGAGGCCTACAGCACCAAGATAAAGacctttttcctctttcctccaacACCTGTCTCGagcaaaaagtttgttttttgtaaCCTTTCCTAGTTCAATCTTTGATTAAAATGTGGCAGAGAGGGGTTTATCCTTAGATCTGGTAGAGATGGGGTGTGAGTAGATAGAGTTGAAGGATGGAATGAGGGGAATGGTGTCTTAGGAAGCCAGATATTATTAGTCTCAGGTTGTGTTTTCCCTGAAAATGCAGTGTTTGCCTGTGGAAGGAACTATGTGTATATCAGGCCAGAATTGAATCTTCTTGGAGTCCACAGTAGGATCAATAAAATCTGTGTGTTACAGAGGCAGACTGAAGGACGGGTACCTGTTTTCAGCCACGAGGTGGTCCCTGACCATCTGAGAACCAAGCCTGACCCTGAGGTTGAAGAGCAAGAGAAGCAGCTGACCACAGATGCTGCTCGCATTGGCGCTGATGCAGCGCAGGTTGGACTGAGTCACTGCCCTGCTGCCCTACACCCTCGAGTTTTACCATGAGAAGCTGAGTATTCCCACTCCTGTATTGTAGGGTATGGCAGTTGGTTATGCCTCCATTGCCCCTGGAATAGCTCGAGGAAGAAACTTTCCTGTAATCATTTCTTGCTTGCCCTAATTTCTGTACAAACTTACATGTGTTACAGAAACAGATCCAGAGCTTGAACAAAATGTGCTCAAACCTTCTGGAGAAAATCAGCAAAGAGGAACGAGAATCAGAGAGTGGAGGTATGGAGGGATTGGTAGCAAAGTGGTGGGGGAATGAGGGATAAGATCATGGGGATAGGAAGGGTGGTGTTGGTAGTGGTGAAATGAGGATGCAGGGATGTGCTGTTTAGCCAAGGGTATGCATCTATTCTGTTGGCCTTCTATATTTCAGGCCAGAGCTGGGGCAGGTGGAGAAAGGAGCAAAGAGAGAAGGGCGAATTCTGAGATAGTCATGGGGGTCCTCTGGCTCTTCGTCTGGGTTGCCAGGAAGTCTGGATGCTACCGAAGTCAGAACTCCAAGCCCTGGCACTCATACTGGTCTTCCTGGTGCTAAATGAAGTCCAGGGCCAGAGGCATACCTCAGGGTCTCCACTTACCTTGCCTTTCAGGTCTCCGGCCGAACAAGCAGACCTTTAACCCAGCAGACACCAACGCCTTAGTGGCAGCTGTTGCCTTTGGAAAGGGGCTTTCTAACTGGAGGCCTTCAGGCAGCAGTGGTGCTAGCCAGCCAGGCCAGCCGGGAGCTGGAACAGTCCTCACAGGAGCCTCGGGATTACAGCAGGTGCAGATGGCAGGAGCTCCAAATCAGCAGCAGCCAATGCTCAGTGGGGTGCAGATGGCCCAAGCAGGTCAGCCAGGTAAGGTGACAAAGATTGGCTTGGTGACAGACCTTGAGCAGGGATGTGAAAATAAACTGGGTTATCTGCCACACttccccctcaccccatccccaggGCTGGAGAgattctccttttctcccttggaCTGTGACCCggaaaaaaactcttgagagtgaAGGTCCCATTTGAGACTCTGTTAACAGACACCAGACAATGAGAAAGAACTTTGACTGAAATTGCCCTTAGCTACCCTTCTGTCCCCTTTAACTTTGGGTAGGTGTATTGTCAGTGTCTCACCCTAGGTATTAGGATCATTGGGTAGATGTGTTGGGAATTGACAAGCAGGCAGGTTTTCCAGTGCTATGCCTATTCCTTGCTCTGTATACTGTCTCTTCTGCTCACTCTTAGTAATTATAAGAACAGTCTGGAGGAGTTCGGATATAAGCAGctagaagaaatattttcttccaagctGTCTAGGCAAAGGGACAAGCTCTCTTTTTCTATTAGGGGAGGAGCAGGAGCCTCCAGGGATGTGTCCCAGCCCTTCCCACTATCCCTCCTCCTGACCATCTTCAGGtagagggctgggcagggagccGTACCTCAGCCTTGTCACCCAAGGTCAGATGCCACAGATTCTGAGCTGATGGAGGAGGTGACAGAAGGGAACCTGGGAGGCAACACTTCTGATTTATGATGAACATCTGACTATGCTTCAGGTAtctttcttcatgttctttttaGGGAAAATGCCAAGTGGGATAAAAACCAACATCAAGTCGGCTTCCATGCATCCCTACCAGCGGTGAGTGTGAGTGGCAACCTCCACTCCCAGGTGTTCTTTTCAGAGTTGGGCAGTGAAACTGCCTTTTGCCCAAAGCTGACCTGGATGGGTACAATGAAAAGAACACAGGCTTTCGGCCACAGACAGATCCCATCTCCACTgccaactagctgtgtgaccttgggcaagtgacctactttttctgagcctgttttctggTTTATAAATGAtgataatacctacctcatagggttgttgtgaggattaaaatggGAAAACGATGTAAAACACATAGCACAATCTATGAAATAATGAGTATTCAATAAATGAGAGTTTCTCCAGCCACTTCTTCCCACTGTCCCCTCCTCGGTCCTCGATCCAGAACTTGCCCTGATCTGAGACTGCTTCATGTCTGTGGTGAGCTGATGGACACAAGATCGTGGACCGCTCAGCTTTGTTTGAAATCCTGTGTTTATTCTGTGCTGCCAGAGATGGTGACAGCTTCTGTGTCCCTAGAGGCCCACTGCCTCCGCAGGCCTGGCTTCCCAGATTCCAGCCTGGCCATCTCTCCAGGCTGCAGGTGACGAGGCCTCTGGGCTGAGACAGACCATCCACTTATAAGTCTGGAGAAGCTTGGGCCTGCTCTACTCTCCATCCTCTCAGAAGCCAGTTCAGCTCTCATCTGGGAAATAGTCAGAGTCCCCTATCCTTTACCCAACCCTGGGCCTGTGAGGGAAGATGTTGAAGTCCCAGTAGATGGGGGCTTCCTCAGGAAGTGGCTCTGCCAGGCAGGGCTACATGAGAAAGGGTTTTGTGAGCACGTGAAAATATCCCTTGTTCTccagacctttttttttctttcatattttggaGGGAAAGAGGAATTGCACCTCACACCGTCTCTCGTCATGGTTGAGTCATCCTCAAAGTATGCCTGGTTCCTGGGCTCAGTTAGCATGGCTTTTCTCCAGTCCATGGAGCCAGTAGTTCCAATAAGGGTCAAGTGGATGGTGGGAGGTGGCAGCTGCCAGCACTTTTGCCTGCTTCTATAAAGCTGGAGAGGAGAGTGGGCTTGGGTCACCAGCTTAAGCTGCCTTTCTTGGCTCTCCTTTGCAAGCAAGGGCAGGAGTTGAGTCAGCAGAAGTGGACCAAAGGATTGCTCTGAATAAAGTTATTTAAGTTGATGACCACCGTGTCAGGGTTATCTGACAGCCGGTAAATTGAGAGAGCTATGTGGGGATTGGAGACTACATGTCAGAGACTTTCAAGGTTGCTGCAAGgcaatatttgtaaaaattttacttatttatttggctgtcctgggtcttagttgcagcctgcaggatTTTTGGTTGCAGCAGgtgaactcttaattgcagcatatcggatctagttccccaaccagagagcAAACCCAGGCCCCTAACAATGGGAactcaaagtcttaaccactggaccaccaagtccCAAGGCAATTCTTGTTTGTTCTCCAATAAAAAGttttcttaggtttttttttttttttttttttctcttatctgtAGGTTTGATCTAAAAGTCCTGAGAGGTAATAAGAGGGCCTGCTCATTCCTCCCAGCTGccttttttctgttctcttctgtCACGTATTAGTACTTGGGTATTTGTTCAGTGCCAGGCAGGACTCTGCCAGGCTGTGGCAgcaaaggactggaaaagcagTCACAGACGTCACATGCATTCTAGTTCCATCACGACCAGAAATGTATCCACACAGCTCACTGATTATAGTACACAGAGAGCCGAGAGTCCTGCCGTCAGCTCTGAGGCAGTGTCAGGGGTTTTCCCCACTACAGCAGGGCTGCCTTACCAGTCTGTCAGCCTACTCACCtgttccttctcctctctcccgtTTGCACTGGAAATACCCGAGCTCACTGTCACATTGGATAGGATTCAAGGTGTGTGTCTCCAAAACCCCTGGAGTAGCTTGGTGACCACTGTCCTTTATTCCACCCAAAGATTCCTTCCTGTTGAAAGTTTCTAGAAAACTTTCAAACCTATTGAAACCAACCCCAAGTGTCTTTGTTGTCTCAGACTAATAGCAATGTCATTCCCAAAGTACTATTTGAAATGGATTCCTTGCCCTCCCAGAGTGGAAGTGCCCTCCTGCCCCAAGAGGAGCATACTCGGGACCCCACCTCCATCTCATGCCCTTAAGCAAACCGTCCTTACGTCTGTACTCACTCTGAGAGGACATGCTCTCGTTCCCAACCTCCCAACCCCAGGTCCTTTGGAGTGTACAAACCTAGCAGCATCACCAGCTCTGGGGCTCATACAGCCCAGCAAGTGTCTCGGTGGAGAGTATCTCCCATGCCTAACACACTCATCCCTAAAGGAGGGAATAGAGAGAATACTATAGAGTTTCAAGAAGAGCACATTGACCTGCTGCCCCCTTGCTCAGGTTTAAGATAAAAAGATGGCACTCTTCCTTCCCTCTGGTAGTGTTGTCCAGTTTCTGATGTTTCTGTTTTGCCTGGGTCCTGTGCTTGCTTCTACTCTTGGGGACCCGGGGAAAATGAGATTAGGCCATTGTCTCCCAGGTGTGTGTCTGGGATGGCGAAAGAAGCAGCAGCTGTTAAACTTAAGTACAGCACAGAGGTCATCCTGTTGAAGGCGGAGGCTTACTGCATCGGTATTTGCATGACCCCCATTGCTAGGACCGCCCCCTCTCCAGCTCTGCCCTGAGGCTGGGACTCTCATTGCTGAACCTCTCTTTTGCACGTTGCCCCAGTCACcctgttttcttcctctgctgATGTCTATTGCTGCCCTACCTAGTTAGGTCATTTAACTTGACcttgcattttcttggaaaacagTCAAGGTAGATAGGTTTTAGCTAAGTGCTCCTTCAAACTCCATAATCAGTCCTGGTGTTTGGACTGAACCAGAGCCGGTATAGTGCCCACCTCCTGTCCTGCTGTTGAAGGGAAGAAGCTGATCTCTGCAGGAATGCCCTAGTGCAAGGCCAGTCCCTTTCCCACCCCCTTCTCACCTCCCCCAGGCAGCTGGGAACAACCTCTCCCTTTGTCTGAACTTCTTGTACAGAATAATCCTCCTTATGGACAATGTATTCTCTGTGCCTTGTGGACACAGGAGCCGTGTGAGCTGATCCCAGCACCAGGCAGGACGGGGGCGGAATCCGTCCAAAGGCCACTCTAGATCAGCTCCTGATTACTGTCTAGAGAAACTGCCAAGGGATGTACATTTTCTTCCATCTGTTCCAAGTTGTGGGGGCTAGCCTATTGAAGTTTAGCAGTGGGCCAGGAGTAAGGCTGAGGGCTGTGGTCCCTTTGTGATTCAGTCTGGAGGGTTCACTGTACCAACTTATGGAGGCTCAATGTGGCTCTGGCCTGACAGCCTTGAACACACAGAGGCTAACATTTGGAAAGAGTTTACCACCCTGCAGGTGGGGCTTTCTAACTGAAACTCCAGTCACTGCTTCAAGATGTATTTTGTCCTACGGGACaactttcctctcttcttccctttaacttctgtcTGTTATTTTCTACTGAGGCAGGTTCTGGCTCTCTGTTGTCACCTCTTGATCAGTTCACATGCTCTCAAGATGTCACCTACCATATGTACATGGCAGTTCCCCCAAGTACACAATGGACAAGGCCCCTgacttccctgggcctcagttttctcacctgggtGCTCCCAGCGATACTTCCTAGCTTTCAAGTCTCTGGCAATGATTCTGAAGCCTGTATATCCCCaggcatttttcattttcctcatcacATGACTATGTTATGATAGGCAAAGTTTTTCTTAGACTGGCCTGCCAATCCCTTGAACCCCTCCAAACTGTTCCTAAAGTTCCCTGTCACCTGCAGCTTAAAATACAGACCTCCCTCTAGATCACTTCCCTAAAATTATTTCCTAACTTGCACTAGTTCTTTAGTAAAAGTTACAACAGAGATAAATGCATTGAATGCCAGAGGTCACCTTCCCACTCAGGCATCTCTTTCACTCCTCTGGGCAAGATACATGTACCAGAGACTCCCCCACCTAAAGGCAGCAAATTATACTTTTCCACATGATGATAACCTTCCCCATGAAATTGAATCCAAGGCACCATGGGCTGCTCCCCTTCCTGTGTTTCCTCTGCCATGTCATTCCCTTCCCTTCTGTTGCCCAAATTTCCCTCCTTCACGGTCATTTTGATAATTAATCTTCCATGGCCCACAGCCCATGTGTAGACCATCCTTGTTCTTTTGTACTCATTTCTCTAGGCTGCACACATTTTCATGACCCTGGTTAGTATCCTTCCGTGTTAATCCTTGAGCCCACGTCATCACTCACTTGACTCTCGGCCATGCTCTTGAAATACAGAGGCTACCACCACCATCTTCTTTCACGCCCCATACTCACTCTTTAGCCCCACTTCCACTCTTCCTCAGGAACTAGCCTGTCTCAGATCACTGTTAACCTGAGAGCTAAATCCAGacttttttcagtctttctgttTCTTACTTATCTCCATGGTTTTAAACAGTGCTGGCCATTGCTCTTCCACCTTTTGCCCTTCACTGACTCCCGCTTCACTGACCATCCCTTCTCTGCAGCTTTTGGCCTTCTGTCCCTCTGCCTGCTTCTTGAATGTTGTTATTCTCCAGGACTCTGTTGTTAACCTTCTTTTCTTATTCTACTTGCTGTCTCTCTGACCACCACCTTTATGTACATAACTCAAACAAGTTTTATCAGACAGCCCAGACCTCTTTGCTGACATGCAGATGCCTATTGCGTATTTCTGCCCCTATGATCCACAAATACCTCAGGTTCTGAATGTGCCAGTCCAATCATCTTTCCCTTCCAACCTGTTTCTTTTCTAGTATCCTAGGTATGACCTAAGCCAGGTCTATGGAGACTGTCCTAAACACTTCCCCACTCTGTGTCCCAgcaccgccccaccccccactcagTCAGATACAAATCCTGTCAATTCTGCCTCCCCAAGATCCATCCATCCTGCCCTGTAGTTTGGGCCTGGAGCCTCGCCTTAAAAGTATTGTTTGGACGCCCTGCATCCAGGCTTGCCCACTCCAACTCATCTTCCTTGTGGCTGCCAGAGATTTATGCATATCtgatcacattcagttcagttcagttcagtcgctcagtcgtgtttgactctttgcgaccccatgaatcgcagcacgccaggcctccctgtccatcaccaactccagagttcactcagactcacatccatcgagtc
Proteins encoded in this region:
- the MED8 gene encoding mediator of RNA polymerase II transcription subunit 8 isoform X2, producing the protein MQREEKQLEASLDALLSQVADLKNSLGSFIYKLENEYDRLTWPSVLDSFALLSGQLNTLNKVLKHEKTPLFRNQVIIPLVLSPDRDEDLMRQTEGRVPVFSHEVVPDHLRTKPDPEVEEQEKQLTTDAARIGADAAQKQIQSLNKMCSNLLEKISKEERESESGGLRPNKQTFNPADTNALVAAVAFGKGLSNWRPSGSSGASQPGQPGAGTVLTGASGLQQVQMAGAPNQQQPMLSGVQMAQAGQPGKMPSGIKTNIKSASMHPYQR
- the MED8 gene encoding mediator of RNA polymerase II transcription subunit 8 isoform X1, encoding MQREEKQLEASLDALLSQVADLKNSLGSFIYKLENEYDRLTWPSVLDSFALLSGQLNTLNKVLKHEKTPLFRNQVIIPLVLSPDRDEDLMRQTEGRVPVFSHEVVPDHLRTKPDPEVEEQEKQLTTDAARIGADAAQKQIQSLNKMCSNLLEKISKEERESESGGLRPNKQTFNPADTNALVAAVAFGKGLSNWRPSGSSGASQPGQPGAGTVLTGASGLQQVQMAGAPNQQQPMLSGVQMAQAGQPGKMPSGIKTNIKSASMHPYQRL